Sequence from the Phragmites australis chromosome 6, lpPhrAust1.1, whole genome shotgun sequence genome:
gaacaccgtcgttcgacttctaccgaaatacctaagcattgctaagcatagcgaagacctttagacatcgacatcatctctaggcttcaaggaacatacatgaactcgtgaccaaggtagaagaatgcagcGGCATATGTTCTACCCAAAGGTGcctgacacatgcatacatacataagcatagataacactttagactttcaagttaacatggtgtaatatgatagatgcttgccttgatgcactggttcacaaaggtgcggcgcgtcgggatcgacctcggcctccgggatcgacggatcgacgttctctaaaaaggatcaacgcgtgcaatgcaatgagtatgaatgaagtgcaaatacataccacaatatgcatataatagatgaaactttcctagatagaacaagtcataaggaaactagcaaaattggattcatcaattttggacttatgatgaattaacggtgaattaatgaagctttaacctaattaattaatctcagaaaattaattcattatttcatggctggagatatttttaatagttatagtaggttattatgaaaccaacaaaatttgtttaataatttttagagctacaaagaatttattatgaattttacaagtttcagcaagcagtaaatGTGCTGTCTGGgtgtacagcggtcagaccgagggtcactggcagtcagaccgccaagactcACGGTTAGACCACCGGAAACATGGTTAGACCGCCCcagtacagagagttttggcccctagcggtctgaccggcctggggtggcggtcagaccgctgggagtcgccGAGGGCACttggggagctcaccggcgatgattccgacgacatttggagtggggacttggacctagagcatcacattgactccCTCTACTGcataggacaacatgcatacgccgaaatctacaaaaactcggctattgcttctaattcattaagaactcatgaacttcacaatcCTAGCTCAAAAtgcgaaatccaaccatccaaaaggcggattcttgccatgggagtttaggggactcacccaaagtcCTTTACCAAGGTTGTGGACCGTTGATTGAAcgaggaaacggagggaaaagctcgggagacgaagaaatctggtgttcttcacatttcaaccctaacaccaaaagacaccaaattcggctcaaatcctttgggaatgagcaaacaaattggaggaatggaatgcttgtgagcttgtgatcgcaatggtaccacatactcacctcaaatccctctcttgagctcggattttggaagaaaagagagagggagtgagagggagagtgagagggaaggggagcacgGGTGGGGaacgtgagggagagtgaggaggagagagagtgagctgccacactagagggagagagagtggggtggttggcccactctggtggggcccacatgttagagaaagagtccgttttaactgctaattcaattcttttctctcccgaatttctttctctcatccaaatgatctcaaacgaattgcattagtaattcgaattataattacgcaaatttaaatataatgcttaaaagcatgattatgtttaattgcgtgattaagaatttgggacgtgacatccACGCCGTCGTCCTCCACCCCGCCACCGTCGCCATCCTCCTGCCCAACGccattcccatcctcctcgacgCACAGCTCACACACCCTACCGCCCGGACCTTGCCATCTTGCAGGTAACGATTAGAGAaatgttggattagaggaatGTTGGATTGCAGGTTGGATTACatgttggattagaggaatGTTGGATTCGAGGATTGTTAGGGTAACTGGTCGATCATGAGGACCAAATTAGTTTGGAATGTtagattagaggaggagaggagagtgggTTCTagtggtgattgttggggtaaCTGAATCATCTTTCTTATATTCAAGTTTGTTGATGTGCTGTAATATggtatgttgttgatgttgtgatATTGCCAATTGGACAGAGAGATTGGTTTATTTATTTGTAAAGAGAGTTCATGTGTTTAATAGAATCAATCATATGGCAATGTAAATCAATATTTTTAACTGAGAACATTGGGCCATGTACAAGGGTCATTATGATCCTACTATTAGATGGCAATGTAAATCGATATTGTTAGAggagcaaatgatgaaaggagataattccctccataatctgatgcaaatGCTGTTAcgtatctgaggttgacctaaacagttttcttttacaggttcagagagaaagcattcttcgcaagtcagcatttatatgtcagtcctactagttcagagagcagcttctctcaagatgagctGGACGTCCTATCTGAGATTGGCCTAAACAGTTTGCCAAGAGAAAATcagacccaatcattaaggatgctccaagcattacGGACTTCCTGacttcttctagattaatagCAGAAGAACTAACACGACTTACTGTGGGAGCAGATAtatcaaagtcggatgttatatggtcatttgagttgggcaaacctttggtcaaaccaggtatagaaagaaaccttacaattCAAATGCGTCGATTATATCAATGATACTTGGAGCAGTCTAggcagggttttcaggcgttccccgTGAGATACAAAGATGAATGTTTTCTCAACGGGGACGgcttcttctggttggaattcttgcacttgtatgaactgtacaaggaagatgccctcgatgtggtaTAGTCAGAGTGTAGACTCTGTAAGTGaattatgcatataattcacgttatatgatcttgcaccttAAAATTGCAtcgctaacttctctctttcatagaatggagatccaagcatacgaacaagacttagacaagaaagtaggattcatcgatcctggccttgtgaaccagaaactcgtaacgaagaatccagacttcaccaaggcctacttattgaagtgtcttcttcaccatcaatacaagaaattcatactcttaacctacaactatgagtacgtgtttatGCGCaagggcgtcctcattttatgagaaactcgattctagtactaatttgctatggtgacatattctactattttcattggatcctctttgtcatccacccaaacttgagcaagatcattatgTTGGACTCACGAAAGAGAGATTAGACGACTTAcaaacacctcatcgacatgctaaataggttaacttCATCATTTAATCTcctcgacgattgcatctaaatttaattggtattcatattgacgtacagggcgtacacaagataccgcaagaagagtgttatccactttctattcaggaaggagtacgctgtaaaaaccgactttccggTACACAAcacatattcatgtcttgcatttcctattgaataaaaagggtcaattcattccactgacgaatcatttcctcttgaagtgtatgaggtagccacccggcaacaatctctgcgtgttttatgttcttactttcatgctcACATTTAGCCCGAATGGAGACGCTAttaggttcaatgaccttgaggtatgaaataacatatcgatgccttctttttaatttctacaTGTGttaaggactaattcttttgattcttcaaacgtcgtgctccaaactatgcacaagtgtgttacaacctgttGAAATACATGCgcttcaagaacagatggttgggttcttattggaacatgttatcaacccaaacggtgagtttcatgaaccgatcgtacCATACACACGTGcaagaccttcagatgacacatTACCTTCTAGCAGAGAGTAtacgacaaggaggaaggctaccaaggggcttgacaataTATTCTATTTCcgcaattgacacaatattaatgaatgacattacgTGTTCTACAATATACCACcggtgtgtcaatgacatgtgggactaGGTCCCACTCcatcctcacaatggatgtcatatcgtagaaccagcacttattcagttgtaaatcatagatttttccatttattaacgaatgatatgaattactatgtatgatgcgaagttggtatcgtcggACGACTCTTGGACAcgatggccttccaacgatgatgcgaaggaggagcaagaagcagcgtcttGTAAACGtgtccaagaggaggaggatgagaggctagcctgTGAACTAtgcactgcggaggagcaagaagtagtaTCCCGTAAACGCGCCTAGGAGgtggaggatgagagggtggcccgtcaatgtgctgcggaggaggccgaaggctcgaAACCTAGAGGTattcaggcgtcagacttcgatATCTTTGATACGCCGGTGAGCCTGAAACATAGGCaacgctgcggtcgatcaggcattccaggtcctccgctccaccaccatcagccCCCTGGCGTCCCCGGACGTACTCATGCCATCAATCTTCAGTGTGGGGACGTGGTCCTCATCGcggtagaggtagagggatactggactggcttaACCAACTTTTTTaggggtgacttgtaatatttgtgtgtttgtcgatgcctcacttgtaatatgtgttcattactatgtattaatgatggTGTTTTTATCATTGATTTACagaaaatatatgtatcattgtatgcatgtattgagagagagacggagagattgaggagagaaagagagactacagagaggacagagaggaggaccgcgaaggggggagagggaaaacatcGCCAGCTCAAACCTTCGATCGGTAGTGATTCCAGCAAATCATTCCCGACCGAAGGATACAGCCGGTAATGATGCTTgcgaatcactgccggctaaatccttcagccggcagtgataacccccttcactgccggtccaccgagccgatagtgatagtccttgactatcactgcctctTGCCCAGTACCGACTGAAATACCAGATTGAAGGAAGTATCCCAGCATCATTTCTGTCGTCTTTGAATCGCCATTTTGATGTCATTCTTGTTGCCGAAGCAACAAATTCGTTTGTTGAATATCTGTAGAAATTGGTAAGCACGTGGTTGTCATCCTTGCTGCCACCCTATTCGTGGGGAACAACAAATTTATGGTGGTGGAGAAAAACTGGAAGTCAATGCAGACTGAAtcgtatcatcatcatcacaataTGTGTACACATTTCTTCAGACATAAATATGTGAAATCAAAGGAGAATGCCACCTCTGTACACTATAACACTCATTTAAGCTGTGCCGAGAATACCAAATAACACATGCGATCATTCTACACATACCTCTAATAATTCAAACTTACATAAGACCATCCCAATCGATTTCCGTCAGAGTCCAGAATCtcttcacgaagggatttttttctttcaatgcTCCAATAGTTTCCCTTTACGATTCCCGTTACGAAGAGATTCCTAAGGCTATTCCCTTTAGGATGGAATTCTCTTTTGTTTCTCTTCACAAATCCCTTTAAAGGGAAGCTGTTCTAgattagagaaaataaaaggaatgagaatGAAGAGGAAATTagaaaggaaacaaaatgaaaggaatatggttaCGATGACCTAATGTACTCCTTAAGGAAAAAAAAGCTCTCAGCCATCTAAACAAAGGACAAGCCATGATGACGTTGCTACAAAACATCAGATGACAACATAGGATCATTTGTATCCATATCTCACCATCATTCTATGACACAAGTTGATTGAGTGATGCATTTCCAAAATCAATTACACTATGTAACATATGAGAGAAATTAAACACAAATGAGTAATGAACCAGAAAATGAATAAAAATCAAGATGAAAATGTTTCAGCATGAGTCCATGAGAACAGAACATGCTTGTCTGTTGTAATTTCCTTTAATCACCCTACAGGAGCTATTTAAGGCTATATTGcactctattttctttttatcaGTGTGACATTTTAAAACAAGGCCTAGTGACTATCAGTCTTACGAGTCACTAATTACACTGTTGTCAGCACATTGCTTTAAATTGGACATACAGATGTAGTTCCATGAATGGTAGTTTAGTACTTGCCCCGTGGAGCAGCAAGCTAACCCTGTAATCCATCTAGATAGCATGTAGTTCTGGCTACCCAATGTATTTCCCTTCTCTCAAACAAAGTTAGGACTAAATATTGCAGCAGAGCATGATAAAGAGATAACACCTCCATTTTCGTTATCACGTCGTGAAGCACAATCAAATCATGCAGACATACAAGGATCACAGCTCCATTATCGTTCGACGACCATGACAAAGGGATACTCCATCCTCACTTCTTATATTAGGCGTAATCACACTCTACACCAAAGTATCACAGCAGAATTGCTACCACCCTCAAGTAACCATATTGTCACCATCCTTGAAGCTGCTCCTATTACTGAAAAGCAACAAACTTCATGGTGATGACACTTGAGTTGGTGGTGACCGGCTCTTTGTAATTTCATCGAGCACCTGACGTACCTGATTGGACTTGATTCGCCATCCACCATGGAGAGGCCACTGGTCACCGTGGAGGAGGAGCCGATGATCGATGTTGAGGCAGGAATCCATGGAGGGTTAGGTGCTTGCCACTTAGGGTCCGTGGTGGGCAGACCTCTCATGGGCACTATGTGGACTGTGGATGGGAGCGGGGCAGTGATAGATTGGCGTCGCCTCGTCCCGCACTCCGCACCACGCCCACCAGTCGTTGCTCATGATGAGGTAGCTGGCGCTGAGGAGGTAGCCGGCGTCGATCCGCGGAGATGATGACAAGAAAAAAGTTATCATAACAAAATTTTATTGGAGGTTAATGATAAATAAgattatcatatttattataattttattggTGATTGAAAAAAAGTTtcgaacaaaatttgaaaaaggCTTCATTTCTAtagaaaatcatatagattatatccaaaccatttgacaaaaaaaataacatataaataaattaggGTTGGAGGGGGTGGTCTGACGGGTTGCAACCTGCGGACCGATATTTTGTTGCCTACCGTGTTGAGTCTGAAAGTCAAAAGGAgccaattttataaattatagaaATTTTTAATCGATAAGTAAATTTACTGATCTATTGATAAATAGGATTATCGGGTCTATCGGTGATAACGTTTTCACAGGTGATGACGCCTGAGCCTGAGAGGGGGTTAAGTTCTCCGATTGCCAATACGGGTTTGCGGAAGGAAAGCGGTAATCAAGGAAGGCAGACCGAGGGGAGTACGCGTACGCGTGGGCAATCGAAGGAACGTCATTGTAACTTTCCATTTTTAAACAAGATTGCTGTGTTTGATGGGATACAACATACAATATTTATTGGAGCAACCTGTGTTTTTATAGTTTATTAGATTTAACGAAATCAAGAGATATTCGTGGCAGCAAAGAGATTGCAGCGTAGCGTATATAGGGTATAAAGCGTTCACAAATTAAAGAGCTAATTAGGTTCTGCTATTTACACCATGATGACTCGTTACACTTTCCACCCATCTTATGCAACCCACAATCACGGGCAGATTTAACGAATCTAACAAGAAACGCCTCTTCTGttgcctttgatgctcctggaCGGTGCAACAGATCGAGGGGCGGAGGCTAACTACTGCCGCCGAAAGACGTGCTCCTCGCCGGTGTCGTGGTTGATGTGCCGGAtccaccggccggccggccgcccaGCGCCCCGGCTCTGCAGGCTGGGCCCCTTCCCAACGCCGACGTGCAGGACCTCAACGCCCTTGCCGATCGGCAGGTAGACGGACCGCACGAGCCTCGTACCCGCCGCCATGGACGCCGCTGCCAGCGCCGTcgcgccgcgccgcctcccgtcgccgtggagcaccaccaccatgcCCCTCACCCCGGGCCTGGCCGCCCGCAGCACGGCCGCCGCGTCCCGCCGCCGCGCGTCGAGCACCAGGAGGTCAACGCCGTCCAGCCGCGCCATCGCTTCGTCCGCGTCCCCGACCACGACCGTGGACGAGGAAGAGGCCGCCGTGGAGGTGGAGTCGTCGCTGTCCGGGAGCAGGCTGACGTAGCGACCGCCCGTGCGCCGCACGGCGGCGGTAAGGGTGAGACTCGTAGAGGCCGGCCGGGACGACGAAGAAACCGACACGTCCGGCGCCTCGACAACGAGCTGCGCGTTCCAGCCACCGGCCATGGCGGAGACGAGCTCGGCGACCTCCGCCGATCCGGCTAGGTCGTCGCGGTCGGCGAGCACCCTGACGCCGTCGATGTAGGCCTTGGACGCCATCTCCGGACACCACAGCAGCTtcatctctctcttcctctctctctagAATACGTTGCGACGAAGGTAAGGGAAGGGAAGTATAGTATAAATAGTATAAATGGAAGGAGGGTTTGAGTGGGGAATGGGGCAAAGAAAGAAAGCGTGAGCAGTCCGTGTATAAGCGGGCCCGGATGTATGCACGGATCTGTGGGCTGCGCCGGAGCCTGAGTGTTGACGAAGatctatgaatttttttatatatttttattctaaaatttttaaGATCACACGGCCGTTTCAAAACTAATAAAATCTATTTTGTGATAGGTGAGATCTTCCTCTCTCTAATTATTAAATATGTTGCCAGCCGGGATACTTTGTTCTCGCTTGTTAAACGGGCGAGACCTTCCTCTCGCCTGTTCAATAGGCGATGCCTTCTTTTGATTTAATTCAACTGCAGAAttatatgtataattagttttttaatagaatttgtattcggtaaattgaaaaataatacatattaattttctcaaattttttttatttagttggtgtaaaaatgtatggaatttttttttttatgaagtgaCTTTGTgataatacaaaatctaatttatcgaacaatagtagttataaagcacaaatatcatataatcCGGCATTAATTTTATATACAATAATAAATATTACATAGAACATGGGGTTTTTCATCACTACGCGAAtgaaccataaccataaagatATGATAACAAATATTGGCATATACAGTACGCTTAaaaactaacctaatagcgtgccacTGTTAAACCTAATATACCTTAGAGAATAGAAATAGGTCGAATATAATAGATAATCTTCACTGAGTGCACCttggatatttgccctttcttagGGCATTGGGCCCCCGCCTTAGTGCGACGGGttctctcccacttcctttccctctctgcttcgcgtgcttgagCCATGGTGTGCTCCTTCACGGCGTTTCTGATCCGCTTCTCTTCCTGCCGCTtcatccgtagttcctcctgatgtCGCTCGTACACACAGTGttggtaagcttccctcctccaccgcatctccATGTCCACCCACCACTTCTagtcctcattttgctccatgtcgagccattgcatgaagtcgcagataggtggaggagactggacaaaagaaacaagagggaagattagtaagagagtgcatgaaatcTTGTGAAAAGTGTCACATGAGttatctatgtcgctatactggtgggtactcatacggtccatatcgaggcttatcgtattggtagttggcacacatgaaaaaGCGTAGGTCATATGTGTAGGATATGTCCAAGCTATAGGATATGATGCGTAAAGCTCTGTCGTATaatatatgattaaaggtcAGGCGTATGACCCCAATGAAGGACTTCAATGGCGCCACCATCCATTCCTCTGAATGTTTTGACTATTATGGCCACTCACATGAGTGGTAGACTTAGTATCTAGAAGTATCAAATTAGTCACTAACATCAAGCACAAGCAATTCGTAGAGCAGATATATCTCATAATTATTAGAATTGTGACTAACATCTAACCCGAGGCATTCTTAATGGAATCCGATGTAATAGGTTAAAGCTGAGTTATTTGGTCTGTTCGTGTGTAAAGCATTAGTCAGGACAGaagtgttatcatttcatggtaAATGCTGAGTCGTGTGTTCACTTCATATCTAAAGCCTGAAGCACGacatatgtgttgtcatttcatgcttaaagctctgtcatgtggtcacttcatgtgtaAAGTGTGAGTCACGACAAGGATGCTGTGTTGcagcaaggtgttgtcatttcttgCTAAAAGCTGAGGCGTGTGGTCACTCAGTGTTGCCTCATCTGTCCTCTACCGCTGGGACGtcttgtttacaaacacaaccCAATCGAGTCTCTACTAGTAGTTgtcacacatgaagaagcgtttgctataggtgtaggagatgttaCCACTTACAATGTCATTACATGTTCAGATTGACATAACCTGTTGCTACCACCTTTTAAGAGCGATATGTCCAAACGCTGCTGACTACTCAGAGTCGCTACATGAAGGCATCCATTGCATGTACTATCTTCAAATTAAATACATATACTTAGTCCATACACCATCGAGTTTTGTTATATATAAACAAAATCAATCGATTCTCAACTCACACATCTTCTTACCTCGAATTGAATTGAGACAATGGTGTTTCCCCATCCTCTCGATGGCCCcatcgatccaccacctccacatcCCCATTTAGACGTCCATAGCAGAGATTTCTATGGAAACCataatgctcttccttgctcattttggcCACCATGTCaacatggagatgatgttgtaaTCCATGTTTATGAGCATTTTGGTGACGCAGGCCGTCGCTTCTTCTGTTGTCCACATTGCAGAGTATGAACAAATAGTACCTactttctttcctattttcttaaaactatttacttatctcatctatcactTTTTCCACACGGCAGATTATGGGTTCCAATACTGGATTGACCCGCtgatagaaccacacattcaaggATACATCTGTCACCTGCATATCGTTATCGAGGAACTACAGGAACAGTTGCGCGAAGAGAGATGCAGTAACATTAGAAGGCACTATATCCCACCTCTCATGGTAGGTCAGAAGAACAAATGGGAGTAATAAGGATGTGTTCTAGCGGTCGGCCGAGGATTTAATTTCGTATTTAACCTGTACTATGTTACCATTCTCTAAATGTGTGAATCCCAATATGTACCCAAGAGTAACCAAGAGCTtgctccctccccccccccccccccaccaccaccGATGCTCTATGGTGACGTGTTACCTCAgcattttattatattttcttgtaccgtgttgttcataattgaataaattgtaccccGTCATGTAACgttttattgtatttgcaagTGTTATAGTAGTAGGGTTTTTTATGCGaaggatttttattttgaaagttgCAAGTGAACGATTTTCTCGATGGCTCGGTGGCGAAGGGTGGAACTACTAGTCGGTGTGGTGGCGTGGTGAAGGTGGCAAATGGTTGTGTCGGCATCTGTGCCGACGCTTGTGGTCCCGTTGTAACGTCCGAGGATGAACTATAGCTCAACGATCTCAAGGCCTTCTCCATGTTCCGGATAATTCGGCCAGACGACGCGCTCATCTCAAACTTGGGGACCTCAACCCCACTATTGAGCCGTAGTCTCGACACACATGCCTGGGCATCAATCTGGCGTAGTATGTCCCTCTGCAAAGATAACTTCATCTACTTCACAATTTTTAAGCTAATAATTGAGGTAAATGATGAATCGCATAGGGCTATTCGTACCTCAAGCGCATGAGCCTGGTCCCTGTGTGTACGGTACGTGTCATGCACGTCCGCCACGTGCCATGAAAACTCGGCTGGTGTGTACGTCATTTGGACCCATGTCCAACGCACGAACCACGAGATGTACTCCACGCACACCTCCTCCAAGTGTGGCTGCTCCTTGTCCACAACGTGCTCAACAGCTGCGTCCCATTCTTCAACCCACCTCTACACACAGGACGCAAACGCGCTAGTGCAATGAGTCCCCTCCCCGTCAACCTACAGAAACATAAGTCTGTGACTACAAGGTGTACACGTGGGTCatatgaaaatgtaattacaatgttacgcacctgtgtatgttgataggcaccGACCTAGTCAACGGTAGCGGCCACAGCTAGAACTTCTCAAACTGTTGTATCATATGATTAGGTGAGCACTACTCGATGTAGATGTTGAAGACGAGGGTGCGAGTCATGAGCCAATACTCCCGATCACGTAGACAGAGCACCGAAAGTCCAAACGGAGCGCGTCGAAGTACCTCGGCCTGCGTGTACGACCATTAGCGTACATAGTCCACCTTCAGCTCATCAAACTGGTGAACGAAGTCCGGTACACGCGGTGTGTCTGCACGCTGGACCAACTCGGTTGTGCAACCTAACTATGTTAGACAATATAAGAAAGCAATCAACATAAACATACACAAATAGAATTTCACTTACCCTATGTCTGCACCACAAGGACCCCATGGTCGGGCAGTCGACGTTGTCTGCACCAAATTGGTACGTGCTAAGGTCCATGACGGGCCTACCAATGGCTATGCGCACGTACGACCACATTAGAAGCGACAGAGGACAACTTATCAGGATCGCGTTGTCATCGATCTTCGTGCACCCATCGCACAGGCCACGGTACGTCACAACCAGCACAGCTGATGCCCAGCTGTACTGTGGGACCTCTGTTGGGTCAGCATCTGCAACCTCTCTTGCGTAGGGGATCATGCTGCTCGAGACCGTGTTGTCAtgggtctcggtgaacatgacccacccaAAGAACCACAAGAGATACGCCTCCAAGTGTCGGGAGATTTCCTCGACGCCTGCCAGTGGGTAGATGTTATCCGCCTGTCAAATAAGAAAGAAGTACAAATATCTGCATCCTTTAATAACGTAAAGGAGATG
This genomic interval carries:
- the LOC133920569 gene encoding uncharacterized protein LOC133920569, with product MKLLWCPEMASKAYIDGVRVLADRDDLAGSAEVAELVSAMAGGWNAQLVVEAPDVSVSSSSRPASTSLTLTAAVRRTGGRYVSLLPDSDDSTSTAASSSSTVVVGDADEAMARLDGVDLLVLDARRRDAAAVLRAARPGVRGMVVVLHGDGRRRGATALAAASMAAGTRLVRSVYLPIGKGVEVLHVGVGKGPSLQSRGAGRPAGRWIRHINHDTGEEHVFRRQ